One genomic segment of Gadus chalcogrammus isolate NIFS_2021 chromosome 3, NIFS_Gcha_1.0, whole genome shotgun sequence includes these proteins:
- the c3h4orf33 gene encoding UPF0462 protein C4orf33 homolog isoform X2 → MDFVTGPLLFLSVLIGHTWDSIPVTHDPVKITFSPGDGGLMMKVSGPFFNDPEAPNGPPGLPFPALWDYEVVEAFFLDSTTENYLEVELCPHGQHLVLLLSGRGQAFQQQLPLSFNATVSGGSWEGEALLPWAFFPPNVNKMNSYAIHGSGAGRTYEALHPVPREDLVEGQKPNFHLLEYFQDFSLQSIMGEGWVQPESDLWKGKC, encoded by the exons ATGGATTTTGTGACCGGACCTCTATTATTTTTAAGTGTATTGATTGGACACACGTGGGACAGCATCCCCGTAACACATGACCCCGTGAAGATCACGTTTTCCCCTGGAGATGGGGGGTTAATGATGAAGGTCTCTGGGCCCTTCTTTAATGATCCGGAGGCTCCTAACGGACCTCCTGGCCTGCCGTTCCCCGCACTCTGGGACTATGAAG TGGTGGAGGCCTTTTTTTTGGACAGCACTACTGAAAATTACCTTGAGGTAGAACTCTGTCC ACATGGACAGCACCTGGTGTTGTTGCTGTCTGGGAGAGGACAAGCATTCCAG caacAACTGCCGCTGTCGTTCAATGCCACCGTCTCAGGGGGCAGCTGGGAGGGGGAGGCCCTCCTGCCCTGGGCCTTCTTCCCCCCCAACGTCAACAAGATGAATTCCTACGCCATCCACGGCTCCGGAGCCGGCCGCACCTACGAGGCCCTCCACCCGGTCCCCCGTGAAGACCTTGTGGAAGGACAGAAGCCCAACTT CCACCTCCTGGAATATTTCCAAGACTTTTCCCTGCAAAGCATCATGGGAGAAGGCTGGGTCCAGCCAGAGTCTGATCTCTGGAAAGGAAAGTGCTGA
- the c3h4orf33 gene encoding UPF0462 protein C4orf33 homolog isoform X1 gives MLYFSRMSVPESKSARIISVLIGHTWDSIPVTHDPVKITFSPGDGGLMMKVSGPFFNDPEAPNGPPGLPFPALWDYEVVEAFFLDSTTENYLEVELCPHGQHLVLLLSGRGQAFQQQLPLSFNATVSGGSWEGEALLPWAFFPPNVNKMNSYAIHGSGAGRTYEALHPVPREDLVEGQKPNFHLLEYFQDFSLQSIMGEGWVQPESDLWKGKC, from the exons ATGCTTTATTTTTCGAGAATGTCTGTTCCAGAATCCAAGAGTGCTCGGATAATAAG TGTATTGATTGGACACACGTGGGACAGCATCCCCGTAACACATGACCCCGTGAAGATCACGTTTTCCCCTGGAGATGGGGGGTTAATGATGAAGGTCTCTGGGCCCTTCTTTAATGATCCGGAGGCTCCTAACGGACCTCCTGGCCTGCCGTTCCCCGCACTCTGGGACTATGAAG TGGTGGAGGCCTTTTTTTTGGACAGCACTACTGAAAATTACCTTGAGGTAGAACTCTGTCC ACATGGACAGCACCTGGTGTTGTTGCTGTCTGGGAGAGGACAAGCATTCCAG caacAACTGCCGCTGTCGTTCAATGCCACCGTCTCAGGGGGCAGCTGGGAGGGGGAGGCCCTCCTGCCCTGGGCCTTCTTCCCCCCCAACGTCAACAAGATGAATTCCTACGCCATCCACGGCTCCGGAGCCGGCCGCACCTACGAGGCCCTCCACCCGGTCCCCCGTGAAGACCTTGTGGAAGGACAGAAGCCCAACTT CCACCTCCTGGAATATTTCCAAGACTTTTCCCTGCAAAGCATCATGGGAGAAGGCTGGGTCCAGCCAGAGTCTGATCTCTGGAAAGGAAAGTGCTGA
- the sclt1 gene encoding sodium channel and clathrin linker 1 isoform X1, translated as MQAEVEFLRDQVQRLNSALSKYQDGSRSHSTMAAQASCHVEDPRPAESPGLWMSDKSIMAPLIEEYDRHMEDMTQQLHRHQAQMADVKVKLERVIKENERLHAELRESVEGQLQALPVAPGLENSGSLEEEGVIKNLQEQMQLSGQEREQAMELWQTAVQELDRLQQLYQRSVSEGQVHGAQRQQLKDQLVQFQQHTHNIQVANQKLESTNQQFVRTLTEQSTEMEEQRGQLRQTKVELRTATGRVDEMTKLLQNVQDRLQRKEEETRDAQGREDAAEKRLLQLQSALSQLEARLKAASQEAEAVRREQAVWERQVGELQGRCASLEEERYDVLAKVRESVQLAEEASLQKEQAHLREKQKVEELEKTKEVIKQLIQDAAVRTRKEVENVRKQCNVQIQRMAEELSALQLECADKESQMERAHRERKAVEEELEKVYKEGRAEPEFRKIDALHQRCLDADRMRDDMTLTLQSTQNKLKKLDMEYGEELARSQEEVRRLQGSLAGARDECVGVSEERLQLQQENLQLRREMDEQRKANLLVQKRAKQQVSQMEQEYSQKELGLDARVRQLEASSRSSSDDLTRLLTAQQRSAQRWREEAKKLAQAYEAKIANLRAELGRQKQRTQELELQLDADHQTIAEYERQLAEYQEKSVRLQRRLTQADQRATVVTQQLSLLTSQRRKTSATSELETV; from the exons ATGCAAGCCGAAGTTGAATTTCTACGAGATCAAG tgcagAGGTTGAACTCGGCTCTCAGCAAGTACCAGGATGGCAGCCGCAGTCACAGCACCATGGCAGCTCAG GCTAGCTGTCATGTGGAGGACCCAAGACCTGCCGAATCCCCTGGCCTTTGGATGTCGGATAAAAG CATCATGGCTCCTCTGATAGAGGAATACGACAGACACATGGAAGATATGACTCAGCAGTTGCACAGACACCAG GCACAGATGGCCGACGTAAAGGTCAAGTTGGAGAGGGTCATCAAGGAGAACGAACG GCTGCATGCTGAACTGCGGGAATCGGTGGAAGGCCAGCTTCAAGCCCTGCCAGTGGCTCCAGGCCTTGAGAACAGTggctccctggaggaggagggagtcatCAAGAACCTCCAGGAACAAATGCAGCTCTCCGGGCAG gagcGCGAGCAGGCCATGGAGCTGTGGCAGACGGCCGTCCAGGAGCTGGACCGACTCCAACAGCTCTATCAGAGGAGCGTGTCTGAGGGACAGGTCCACGGAGCCCAGCGGCAGCAGCTCAAG gACCAGCTTGTCCAATTCCAACAGCACACCCATAACATCCAAGTGGCCAATCAAAAGCTGGAATCG ACGAACCAGCAGTTTGTGCGGACGCTGACGGAGCAGAGCACGGAGATGGAGGAGCAACGCGGGCAGCTGAG GCAGACCAAAGTTGAGCTGAGGACAGCCACAGGCCGTGTGGATGAGATGACTAAACTGCTGCAGAACGTCCAAGATCGTCTGCAGAGAAAA GAGGAAGAGACGCGTGACGCTCAGGGTCGAGAGGACGCTGCGGAGAAGAGACTCCTGCAGCTCCAGTCAGCCCTGAGTCAGCTGGAGGCCAG GCTGAAGGCCGCGTCCCAGGAGGCGGAGGCGGTGCGCAGGGAGCAGGCGGTGTGGGAGAGGCAGGTGGGGGAGCTCCAGGGGCGCTGCgcctccctggaggaggagcgctACGACGTTTTGGCCAAAGTGCGCGAAAGCGTTCAGCTCGCAGAGGAGGCCTCGCTGCAGAAGGAGCAG GCCCACTTGAGGGAGAAGcagaaggtggaggagctggagaaaaCAAAGGAGGTCATTAAGCAGCTGATTCAGGATGCAGCCGTGCGCACCAGGAAGGAG GTGGAGAACGTGCGCAAGCAGTGCAACGTTCAGATCCAGCGCATGGCCGAGGAACTGTCCGCCCTGCAGCTG GAGTGTGCGGACAAAGAGTCGCAGATGGAGCGGGCCCATCGAGAGAGGAAGGCGGTGGAGGAAGAGCTGGAGAAG GTGTACAAGGAGGGCCGGGCGGAGCCCGAGTTCAGGAAGATAGATGCGCTCCACCAGCGGTGTCTGGACGCAGACAGGATGAGGGACGACATGACTCTCACTCTGCAGAGCACTCAGAATAAACTCAAAAAGTTGGACATGGA GTACGGCGAGGAGCTGGCCCGCAGCCAGGAGGAGGTGCGGCGGCTGCAGGGCTCGCTGGCCGGCGCCCGGGACGAGTGCGTGGGCGTCAGCGAGGAGcggctgcagctgcagcaggagaaCCTGCAGCTCCGCAGGGAGATGGACGAGCAGCGCAAGGCCAACCTGCTGGTGCAGAAAAGAGCCAAGCAACAG gtgTCCCAGATGGAGCAGGAGTACAGCCAGAAGGAGCTGGGCCTGGACGCACGCGTGCGGCAGCTTGAGGCCAGCAGCCGCAGCTCCAGCGACGACCTGACGCGCCTCCTCACAGCCCAGCAACGCAGTGCCCAGCGCTGGAGGGAGGAGGCCAAGAAGCTGGCGCAGGCCTACGAGGCCAAGATCGCCAACCTGCG GGCAGAGCTGGGGCGACAGAAGCAGCGCACTCAAGAGCTGGAGCTCCAGCTGGACGCAGACCACCAGACCATCGCCGAG
- the sclt1 gene encoding sodium channel and clathrin linker 1 isoform X2, producing the protein MQAEVEFLRDQVQRLNSALSKYQDGSRSHSTMAAQASCHVEDPRPAESPGLWMSDKSIMAPLIEEYDRHMEDMTQQLHRHQAQMADVKVKLERVIKENERLHAELRESVEGQLQALPVAPGLENSGSLEEEGVIKNLQEQMQLSGQEREQAMELWQTAVQELDRLQQLYQRSVSEGQVHGAQRQQLKDQLVQFQQHTHNIQVANQKLESTNQQFVRTLTEQSTEMEEQRGQLRQTKVELRTATGRVDEMTKLLQNVQDRLQRKEEETRDAQGREDAAEKRLLQLQSALSQLEARLKAASQEAEAVRREQAVWERQVGELQGRCASLEEERYDVLAKVRESVQLAEEASLQKEQAHLREKQKVEELEKTKEVIKQLIQDAAVRTRKEVENVRKQCNVQIQRMAEELSALQLECADKESQMERAHRERKAVEEELEKVYKEGRAEPEFRKIDALHQRCLDADRMRDDMTLTLQSTQNKLKKLDMEYGEELARSQEEVRRLQGSLAGARDECVGVSEERLQLQQENLQLRREMDEQRKANLLVQKRAKQQLSSLPF; encoded by the exons ATGCAAGCCGAAGTTGAATTTCTACGAGATCAAG tgcagAGGTTGAACTCGGCTCTCAGCAAGTACCAGGATGGCAGCCGCAGTCACAGCACCATGGCAGCTCAG GCTAGCTGTCATGTGGAGGACCCAAGACCTGCCGAATCCCCTGGCCTTTGGATGTCGGATAAAAG CATCATGGCTCCTCTGATAGAGGAATACGACAGACACATGGAAGATATGACTCAGCAGTTGCACAGACACCAG GCACAGATGGCCGACGTAAAGGTCAAGTTGGAGAGGGTCATCAAGGAGAACGAACG GCTGCATGCTGAACTGCGGGAATCGGTGGAAGGCCAGCTTCAAGCCCTGCCAGTGGCTCCAGGCCTTGAGAACAGTggctccctggaggaggagggagtcatCAAGAACCTCCAGGAACAAATGCAGCTCTCCGGGCAG gagcGCGAGCAGGCCATGGAGCTGTGGCAGACGGCCGTCCAGGAGCTGGACCGACTCCAACAGCTCTATCAGAGGAGCGTGTCTGAGGGACAGGTCCACGGAGCCCAGCGGCAGCAGCTCAAG gACCAGCTTGTCCAATTCCAACAGCACACCCATAACATCCAAGTGGCCAATCAAAAGCTGGAATCG ACGAACCAGCAGTTTGTGCGGACGCTGACGGAGCAGAGCACGGAGATGGAGGAGCAACGCGGGCAGCTGAG GCAGACCAAAGTTGAGCTGAGGACAGCCACAGGCCGTGTGGATGAGATGACTAAACTGCTGCAGAACGTCCAAGATCGTCTGCAGAGAAAA GAGGAAGAGACGCGTGACGCTCAGGGTCGAGAGGACGCTGCGGAGAAGAGACTCCTGCAGCTCCAGTCAGCCCTGAGTCAGCTGGAGGCCAG GCTGAAGGCCGCGTCCCAGGAGGCGGAGGCGGTGCGCAGGGAGCAGGCGGTGTGGGAGAGGCAGGTGGGGGAGCTCCAGGGGCGCTGCgcctccctggaggaggagcgctACGACGTTTTGGCCAAAGTGCGCGAAAGCGTTCAGCTCGCAGAGGAGGCCTCGCTGCAGAAGGAGCAG GCCCACTTGAGGGAGAAGcagaaggtggaggagctggagaaaaCAAAGGAGGTCATTAAGCAGCTGATTCAGGATGCAGCCGTGCGCACCAGGAAGGAG GTGGAGAACGTGCGCAAGCAGTGCAACGTTCAGATCCAGCGCATGGCCGAGGAACTGTCCGCCCTGCAGCTG GAGTGTGCGGACAAAGAGTCGCAGATGGAGCGGGCCCATCGAGAGAGGAAGGCGGTGGAGGAAGAGCTGGAGAAG GTGTACAAGGAGGGCCGGGCGGAGCCCGAGTTCAGGAAGATAGATGCGCTCCACCAGCGGTGTCTGGACGCAGACAGGATGAGGGACGACATGACTCTCACTCTGCAGAGCACTCAGAATAAACTCAAAAAGTTGGACATGGA GTACGGCGAGGAGCTGGCCCGCAGCCAGGAGGAGGTGCGGCGGCTGCAGGGCTCGCTGGCCGGCGCCCGGGACGAGTGCGTGGGCGTCAGCGAGGAGcggctgcagctgcagcaggagaaCCTGCAGCTCCGCAGGGAGATGGACGAGCAGCGCAAGGCCAACCTGCTGGTGCAGAAAAGAGCCAAGCAACAG CTTAGCTCATTACCTTTTTAA